GCAAACCGAATGGGCAGATGCAACTCGGGGCGCGGCAGGTGCTCCTGTATGAGCGCGGCTCGGTTGAGCTGAGCGCGGGCCGGGTCACCCGGGTCGATTTGCGTTCGGAGGAGGAGCAGGCGGTGTGGGCGGCGCGGGAAGAACGTTTGCAGACCCAGCTCTCCGCGCAGCGTTCACAATCCCAGGCGGAAGGCACGGCCCTGCGGGACCGCAAGCTGGCGGATGCGGCTTTTCTGGCGTCGCCGGTCGCCTACCAGGTGGCTTTTTGGGAAGACTTCAGCCGGCGCTATCCCGCCGTGCCCTGCGCCGAGCCGCTGACCATCGCCCGGCTGAAGCTCAGCGAGCAACGGGAGGAAAAGGCGCGCCGGGAGGCGGATTCGCTGCGTTTGCGCGAATTGGAAGCGCGGGTGGCCGCGGCCGAGGCCGAGCGCGAACCCGTTTACTACCGCGTGCGCAGCTACCCGCGTTATCGCGACCGCTACGACTACCACCAGGAATTTGCCCTCTGGCCGGTTAGCTATACCTACTACGATTCGCCCAAGCCGGTTTACGAAACGCCCACGACGCCGGTCATCAGCCCGATCATCAGTAGTCCGGCCCTGCCTGAGCGACGCAGCTATGATGGCAGCCAGCGTGAGCATCGCGGACGTGGACGCGATGACCACGCGGTTCCGCCCGGGCGTTCGGACTGGCGGCGCGCGCACTCCCGCTACGAGCGGATGTGAGGCGGGTGGCCGATCAGGCGAAGCGAGCGGGGAGCTTGGGCGCGAACAGCACCACGACACCGCCGACCAAGCTCCAACCGACGGACAGCGCGAAGAAGGCCAGGGCCAGCAATGCGACCAGCGTTTCCTGTCCCGATCCGATGCCCAGCAAGTGGAGCAGGGCGACCAGAGTGCCCTCGCGCAGGCCGTGACCCCCGATGCTGAGTGGCAGTGACGCCACCACGTAGGCGCCGGCGGAAGCTGCGGACAGGCTCCAGAATCCCGGTTCCAGCCCAACGGCGCGGGCGAGCAACCAGAGGGCGGCAAAGTCGGCCAGCCAAACCGTGATACTCAGCAGCAGACACAACGTCGCGACCCGGATTTTAGTCAACGGCAGCAGGGCGGCGTGGAGCACGGCCGTGCGCTCACTGCCCAGGAGCCGTGTGGCGAGGGGCGCCCAGAGTCGTGGCCATGCCAGGGTCGCGGCCCCGCCCAACAGCGCGATGAAACCGCCGGCGCTGGCCAGGAGCAGCAACCGCTCGGATTCGCTGGCGTTGCCCGCGGCGAGATGCAGCCCGAGGAACAGTGCGGCGAGGCCAAACAAGGCCGCCAACCCGACAAGGCGATCGGCCAGCAACCCGGTGGCGGCGGCGGTCTTGCGGTCCGGGGCGTGTTGCCAGAGCAGGTTGAACCGCACCGCGTCGCCCGCGATGCCGCCGGGCAGGAACGAATTGTAGAAAAAACCGGCCCAGCTGGCGAAATGGACGCGACCAGCCGGAACGGCGAAACCTTGGGCGCGCAGCAGCACCTGCCAGCGGACAATTTGCAGCGGGTAGGCGAGGCCCGCGAGGAGGATCGCCGGAACGGCCAGCCGCCAGTCGAGGGCGCGCAGTCCGCCGAGTGCCGTCCACTCCACGCGCGTGACCAGCCAGCCGAGCAGGCCAAGCGTCAGCGCGTAGCGCAGCACGACGCCCACGGGGCTTTGCAGGAAGGAGAACCAGCGCACGACTCGGGTGATGCCAGTCCGGCGGACTGACGCAAGCCGCGGCCGCCGCGCCGTGGAATTTGTTCGCCACGCGGAGCCGGGAGCGCGGACATTTGCCGGCCCGATGCAACTGGACGAATACCGCAAGCTCGCCGAGACCGAGGACCGGATGTGGTATTTCCGTGCGCTGAACCGACGGATGGCGCACTGGCTGGGGCGGCTCCAGCCCGAGCGGGAAGCCCGCGTGCTCGACGCCGGCTGCGGCACCGGCGGACTGATCAAGTCGCTGCGTGCGGCGAATCCCGGCTGGCGGATCACGGGATTGGATTTCATGCCGCTGGCCTGCGAACTGGCCCGTGAGCGCACCGGCGCAGAGATCGTGCAGGGCTCGATCACGAGCCTGCCGTTTGCGGACGCGACGTTTGATGCGGTCGTGTCCGCCGACGTGGTCTGCCAGGTGGAGGACCACGCGCAGGCGTTGCGCGAGTTTGCGCGCGTGGTGCGGCCCGGTGGCGCGGTGTTGGTCAATGTGCCCGCCTACCGCTGGCTCTGGTCCTATCATGACGACGCCTGCCAGACCAAGCACCGCTACACGCGACCGGAACTGGTCGCCCTGTTTCAAGCGGCGGGATTGGCGGTGCGGTTTGCGAGTTACGCCAATCTGCTGCCCCTGCCCCTGATCGCGGCGCGGCGAAAGCTGTTTCCGCCCGCACAACCGACGAGTGACGTGCAGGTTTATGCCGCACCGGTGGAGGCGGTTTTCTCCACCATGGCGGCAGGGGAGCATGCCTGGACCAAGCGGGGCTGGCCGCTGCCGGCGGGGAGCTCGGTCTTTGTGGCGGCCCGCAAGTGAACAATTGCCTCCAGGCCGGGTCCCAGCAGTGTCAATCAATCCCCCAAAGCCCATGTTACCCCGCAATGCCCTGTTAGCCGCCGCGCTCTGCGTGGCGGTGGTTTCGTCAGCCCAGAACCGCGTCGAGGAGGAAGAGACGGCCGTCTACTCCAAGGTTTTCAACAACTATGTCCGCACGCCTTCCGCTCTGGGTGGATTCAAGCCCGAACGCATCGCATTCGCCAACGGTGGTCCCGTGCTGGGGCGCATCCGTGACCGTTCGGTGGACAACGCGACTTTCAAGCAGGTTGTGCACCTCCTGAGCCCGGCTCTCACCCGGCAAAACTACGTGGCCGCGGCCAACCCCGAGGACACCGACCTGTTGATCTACGTCTATTGGGGTGCGACCGACGGCTATGGCGTCTCGTCGCTGTTGTCCGATGGCACGATGCAGCAGGCGGCGGACATGAATGGCGACTGGTATGGAGCCTCCTCCCTGATGGACGAGGCCAACCGGCGGCGCGATTCGGCCAACTTCAGCAATGCTGGCTTGCTCGGCTACCGCGAGGCGCTCGCCCACCACCATGGCCTGCGCGCCTGGGGGGTGCATGGCACTGTCTATGGCGACTTGGTGGCCGACGTGGAGGAACCGCGCTATTTCGTCATCATGACGGCGTTCGACTTCAAAGCCGCCTGGAAGGAGAAGCGGCTCGTGCCGCTCTGGTCCACGCGTTACAACATCGCTTCCCAGGGCAACAACTTCATCGCCGCACTGCCGGACATGAGCATGTTTGCCTCGCGCTATTTTGGGCGCGACAGCAACGGACTCATCCGCCGGCTGAATCCCACCGGCAAGGTGGACATGAAGGACGTGCAGATCCTCGGAGCGGTCGAAACCCCGGCTGAGTAAAGGCTCCCCGGGGCCGGCTCCCGGGTTACGACCCAAAGGAATCGCGCCAGCCGCCGGCGGGAGGAGGCGGGCCGTGCCTGACCGGTCTTCCTTCGCGTTGGCGCGATCCTTTCCCCGGGAGGATGGCGTGGGCGCCGGAGCGCCTACGTAGGACTACGCATTGGCGGGGCGGGCGAGTTCTCCTAGAATCGGGGACCATGATTGCCCCCATCCTCCGTTCGTTCCGCACCGTCGCAGCGGTCGCCTTGCTGACCGCCGCCATTTCCGGCTGGGCTGCCGCCAGCAAGCCAGTCTGGACCCTGCCGCTGGGCGAAGACGCCAAGTGGGAAACCCTGACCGATCTCGGCGTGCTGCTCGTCGGCACCGATTCGGCCATCCACTGCATCGACCCCGACACGGGCAAGGTGCTCTGGAAGAACGCCACCTTCAAGAAGAGCAACACGATGAACGCGCGCGAGATTCCCGGCACGCCGTTCCTGCTCTGCAACCAGTTTTCGGGCATGGCCAATTCCAAGTCCACGTTCACGCTGATCGATTACCTCACGGGCGAGACCGAGTGGACCGCGCCCGAGGTGTCGGGCCAGTATCTCGGGACCATTCCCGTGCCGGAGAAGGGCCTGGCCATCCTCGTGATGACCACCTGGAAGGACGGCAAGGGCCAGGAGCACGGCACCTTCCTCTTTGCCCACGACCTCGCCACGGGCGAGCGCAAGTGGTCCACCCTGCTCACGAAGGCCAACGGCATCCCGCTGCACATGGCGGACAATTCCGGAAAGTTCATGCCGCGCATGGACCTCTCGGGCTACCACGATCCCGTGCTTGAAGGGGACACGCTTTATCTCGGTTACCTCGGCGTGCACGCGCTCGACCTCAACACCGGTGCCATCAAGTGGGGGGTCGAGTTTCCCCCGGGCGACAAGGGCCTGAAGCGCACCTACGCGCCTTTGCGCATCGTGGGCGACGTCCTCTATGGTGCCGGTGGCGGCAGCATCCATGCGATCAACAAGGAAACCGGCGCCACCCTCTGGAAGAGCGACCGCATCTCGGAATACGCCGGGCTCTTCAAGGCGCGGGACAACGCCATCGTCACGCAGATCGAGGTCATCGACGACAAGATCTACGCCCGCTATGGCGGCAACTTCTCCAACGGCCAGACCGTGATGCTCAAGGAGCCGCTTGGCGTGGTCGTGGTGTCCGCCGCTGACGGCAAGCCGCTCTATCAGGACAAGAAGATCGAGGGTGGCCTGACCAACCTCATGGCGTTGCCCGAAATCGGGGCGGTGATGTTCGCGGACGGCAAGGAGCTGGTCGGTCTCAGCGCCGGCGCGACGGTGGAGGAAATCTTCCGCGTGCCAATCGAGTTCAAGCGCAAGATGGGCGGCGGAGACATTGCGAAGATCGGCCTGGGTCTCACGGGCGGTCTCATGGGCACGGTCAAGGCCGTGAGTTCCTCCAGCAAAGCGCGGCTCGACGTGCCGGTGGCCATTACGCGGCAGGACGGCCACATCGTCGTGCAGGGCAAACAGCACCTGCTCGGCTTCGACCCGGTGGCCAAAGGCCAGAAGTGGTCGCTCTACTACGCCGCGCCCAGTGACGCCTTCGCCACGATCGCGATGTTCGCCGTGACGCTCGCGGCCTCGGCCCAGGGCAACGCGCAGGTGGCGCAAAACGGCAGCATCATGACCTCCGGCGGCCGCCAGGGCATGGAGAACATCCAGAATGCCCTCGACCGCTACAACCGTTACACCGAGACGCGCGCCCGCAAGATTGGCGGTTCCAAGAGCTCAGGCGGTTACACCTACATCATCACCAAGCTCGAGAAGGAGCATGGCGGTGGTGTGGGCCTGGTGGGAGTGAATCTCGGCAACGGTGAAACCGACCGCCGCCTGGCGCTCGGGGACAAGGAACCCAAGTATCTCGCGGACGAGGCCGCCGGCCGCATTTTCTACTTCAAGGGCGGCGACCAGATCCAAGCCTACGAATTCTGAGGCGAATCTTCGGACTCACCCAACAAGCAGGGTGGAACCGGTTCAGCCGGTTCCACCCTGTCGTTTTGGCGGAAAGACTTTAAGACGCCGGGATGATCTCGAGCGCGTTGATCTCGGGATTCTCGATGTTGTGCGTGAAAGTGATGTCGAGCTGGCCGTCCTTGACCTCCACCTCGACGGTTTCCACATGGGCGCGCATCACGCCTCCGGCCCGGGCGGTGACGTCGAAGTCCTTGAACTCCCGGCCCTCGACGTTGAACGAGAACACCCGCTCGCCCTTGCCGTAGATGCCCTCGTAGGTCTCGGCGAAGTGGAGTTTCACGGTGTATTTTCCGTTGGGCAGCTTGCGGGTGAAGCCGCTCAGGCTGTAGCGCTCGGCGGTGTAGATCGACGGGGTCTTGGTGTTGGCCACGACGATGCCCGTGCGGTCGATGGTGTCGCCGCCGTTGAAGCCCTGGTCGGCGAGCCAGACCACGCCGTTTTCATCGGTGTGGTCCTTGGTGGTGCCGGCGCGGATGCGGATGGCCTCGGCGGCCAGGGCGAAGGCCGTGCAGCCGAGCGCGAGCGCGGCGGTCAGGGTGAACAGGAGCGGGCGGTGGGGAT
This DNA window, taken from Oleiharenicola lentus, encodes the following:
- a CDS encoding lysylphosphatidylglycerol synthase transmembrane domain-containing protein, which gives rise to MRWFSFLQSPVGVVLRYALTLGLLGWLVTRVEWTALGGLRALDWRLAVPAILLAGLAYPLQIVRWQVLLRAQGFAVPAGRVHFASWAGFFYNSFLPGGIAGDAVRFNLLWQHAPDRKTAAATGLLADRLVGLAALFGLAALFLGLHLAAGNASESERLLLLASAGGFIALLGGAATLAWPRLWAPLATRLLGSERTAVLHAALLPLTKIRVATLCLLLSITVWLADFAALWLLARAVGLEPGFWSLSAASAGAYVVASLPLSIGGHGLREGTLVALLHLLGIGSGQETLVALLALAFFALSVGWSLVGGVVVLFAPKLPARFA
- a CDS encoding class I SAM-dependent methyltransferase, encoding MQLDEYRKLAETEDRMWYFRALNRRMAHWLGRLQPEREARVLDAGCGTGGLIKSLRAANPGWRITGLDFMPLACELARERTGAEIVQGSITSLPFADATFDAVVSADVVCQVEDHAQALREFARVVRPGGAVLVNVPAYRWLWSYHDDACQTKHRYTRPELVALFQAAGLAVRFASYANLLPLPLIAARRKLFPPAQPTSDVQVYAAPVEAVFSTMAAGEHAWTKRGWPLPAGSSVFVAARK
- a CDS encoding PQQ-binding-like beta-propeller repeat protein — protein: MIAPILRSFRTVAAVALLTAAISGWAAASKPVWTLPLGEDAKWETLTDLGVLLVGTDSAIHCIDPDTGKVLWKNATFKKSNTMNAREIPGTPFLLCNQFSGMANSKSTFTLIDYLTGETEWTAPEVSGQYLGTIPVPEKGLAILVMTTWKDGKGQEHGTFLFAHDLATGERKWSTLLTKANGIPLHMADNSGKFMPRMDLSGYHDPVLEGDTLYLGYLGVHALDLNTGAIKWGVEFPPGDKGLKRTYAPLRIVGDVLYGAGGGSIHAINKETGATLWKSDRISEYAGLFKARDNAIVTQIEVIDDKIYARYGGNFSNGQTVMLKEPLGVVVVSAADGKPLYQDKKIEGGLTNLMALPEIGAVMFADGKELVGLSAGATVEEIFRVPIEFKRKMGGGDIAKIGLGLTGGLMGTVKAVSSSSKARLDVPVAITRQDGHIVVQGKQHLLGFDPVAKGQKWSLYYAAPSDAFATIAMFAVTLAASAQGNAQVAQNGSIMTSGGRQGMENIQNALDRYNRYTETRARKIGGSKSSGGYTYIITKLEKEHGGGVGLVGVNLGNGETDRRLALGDKEPKYLADEAAGRIFYFKGGDQIQAYEF
- a CDS encoding malectin; translated protein: MKNPHPHRPLLFTLTAALALGCTAFALAAEAIRIRAGTTKDHTDENGVVWLADQGFNGGDTIDRTGIVVANTKTPSIYTAERYSLSGFTRKLPNGKYTVKLHFAETYEGIYGKGERVFSFNVEGREFKDFDVTARAGGVMRAHVETVEVEVKDGQLDITFTHNIENPEINALEIIPAS